The following DNA comes from Microbacterium terregens.
GACGCGGGACACGACGACCTGCGCGAGGACGCCGAAGAGGTCTTCGGCTTCTGGCAGGACCAGACCGACTGGACCCAGCTCGGCTACGTCGCAGAACGGGACGGGCAGATCCTCGGCGCGGTCAAGATCCTGATCGCCAACCAGGACGACGTGAGCTCCGTCGAGTTCGACCTGATGATCGACCCTGTGCACCGAGGCGAAGGCGCGGAGCAGGCGCTGCTGACTGTTGTGGAGGACGAGGCCCGCGCCCGCGGCATCCGGACGATCCAGACCTGGACCCTGCACCGTCCGGACGCGCCGGGACCCCGCATCGCACCGCCCACGGGGTACGGGTCGGTCCCGGCCGATGACCCCCAGACGGCGTTCCTGCGCGACACCGGATTCACGCTCGAGCAGGTCGAGCGCAACAGCGTGTTCGACCTGCGTGCAGACTTCGACGTCCTGGAGCAGATGCTCGCGGCGGCGCAGACCGTCGCCGGCGACGACTACCGGCTCGTGATGTGGACCTCCCCCACGCCGCCCGAGCACCTCGACGGGTTCGCGTATGCGATCTCGCGGATGTCGACCGACGCGCCGACGGCGGGACTTGCCATGGACGAACAGCACTGGGATGCCGCCCGCGTGCAGCGCCGTGACGCCCGGCTGAAGGCGCAGGGTCTCACGGTCTCCGTCGCCGCCGCACAGCACGTGTCGACCGGAACGATCGCGGCGTACAACGAGCTGGTGATCGCGGAGGACCACACCGGTGCGACGCAGCAGTACGGCACGCTCGTCCTGAAGGATCACCGCGGACGCCGACTCGGTACCGTCGTCAAGTGCGCCAACCTGCTGCGCTGGCGGGAGCTGGTCCCTGAATCCCCCCGGGTCTCGACGTTCAACGCCGAAGAGAACCGGCACATGCTGGACATCAACGAGGCGATCGGTTTCATCCCGGCCTCCTACGCCGGCGCCTGGCAGAAGCTGCTCAGCTGACCGGGCGTGACCGGTCCCTGCGCTTGTCGAAGGGCTGGCAGTGCGCGCAGTAATGGCTGGAGCGATTCATGAACGACACTCGGACGATGGGCCTGCCGCAGCGCGGACACGGCTCGCCGGTCCGGCCGTACGCGTTGAGGGAGTGTGCGAAGTAGCCGGCCTGACCGTTGACGTTCACGTACTGCGCGTCGAAGCTCGTACCGCCCTCTGCCAGCGCGCGCTCCAGCACTCCTCGCACATCGGCGAGGAGTCGGTTGACCGCGCGGGTGGACAGTGCACTCGCCGGTGTTCCGGGGTGGATGCGGGAGTGCCACAGCGCTTCATCGGCGTAGATGTTGCCGACACCGCTGAGTACCGACTGATCCAGGAGAACCCGTTTGATCGCAGACTTCTTGCGCGCCAGCGTCGTTCGGAACTCTAGATCCCGGAATGCGGGGTCCAGGGGGTCGCGTGCGATGTGGGCCACCTGACTCGGCACCGTCGCGTCAGGCGATCCGAGGCCACCGGGCGCGGCATCCGGTGTCGGCACCAGCGTGTCCAGGGTCAGGGAGCCGAAGGTGCGCTGGTCGGCGAACACGACCGTGAACTCGCCATGCTCAGGATGCTGGATGTCCAGGCGCACGCGCTCGTGCCGCTCCGCCGCGGTGCCCGGCGTCCGCAGCAGGAGCTGACCGCTCATGCCCAGATGGGCGACGAGCGCGTCGGCGGCGGGCGCATCGTCCGGTCCTGGCTGCAGCGGCATCCACAAGAACTTGCCCCGCCGTGCCGCGCTGCGCACGACGCGCCCGGTGAGCGCAGCCTCGAATTGCGCCGCCGAGCCGGAATACCGGGTCAGGGCGCGCTCGTCCAGGACCGTGACCCCCAGGACGGTCGCCCCGGTCACCGCCGGATCCAGCCCCGCGCGCACGACCTCGACCTCGGGCAGCTCAGGCATGATTCAGCTCAGACATGATTCAGCTCAGACACGTTTCAGCTCAGACAGCGGTGCAGCGTGGAGTCACGATTCAGGTGCGGCCGCTGAGCTCGCGCCACGCGATCAGGGCGGCTGCCATCTCCGCCTGCTTCTTGCTTGACCCGGTGCCCGCTGCCGAGTATTCGGCGACCGTGACGGTGGCGGCGAACACGCGACTGTGGTCCGGCCCGGTCGAGGAGACCTCGTAGACGGGCGGTGCCGCCCCGATGTGCGAGGCGAGCTCCTGCAGCGTGGTCTTCGGATCGACCGATGCGCCGTCGCGGTCGGGGTCATCCAGCAGCGGATCGATGAGGCGCAGGACCAGCGCTGTCGCCGCATCCGGACCGACCGACAGGTAGGTGGCGCCGATGACGGCTTCCATGGTGTCGGCCAGGATCGAGTCCTTGTTCCGGCCACCGGTCTGCTCTTCGCCGCGGCCGAGCTTCACGTATTCGCCGAGACCGATACCGCGGGCGACCTCGGCCAGAGCGACAGTGGACACGACGCTCGCACGTCGTTTCGCCAGCGCGCCCTCATCGAGCCCCGGATTGGACGTGAACAGTCGGACCGTGACGGCCTGGCCCAGAACCGAATCGCCGAGGAACTCGAGTCGCTCGTTGTGCGGCACCTGGCCATGTTCGTACGCCCACGATCGGTGGGTCAACGCAAGCGACAGAAGCTCGGCGTCGATGACGACGCCGAGCTTGTCGGTGAGTTCGGTGCGCTGTGCTGACACGTCGTTCACGGCAGCAGCGAGCGGCTCAGACGTCAGCGACCTTGCGGCCCTTGTACTCGAGGAACAGCTCCGTGCCCTGCGAGTCGGTGACGACCTTCGCCTGGTGCGGACGGCTGTAGACGACCTTGCCGTTCTCGATCGTGGTCGTCAGCGTGATGGGCGCCGCCTTCCACTGGGCACGACGCGAACGGGTGTTGGAGCGGGAGACCTTCCGCTTCGGGGGGTTACCTGCCATGGCTTGCTCTCTTCTGTGTTCTCGGCGTCGGATTCCGCTAGTTGCGCGGCTCTTCGTCGTCGTGGTCTGGGGTGAATTGCTGGAGCGCAGCCCAGCGAGAATCGAGGGGCGTGCGCTGCTCTGTTCCGGTGCTCACGGCCAGCCGCTCACCCGTGGCCGCATCGAGGCCGGGGCAATCCGGCTGACACACCGGTTGAAACGGAAGCGCCAGTACGGTCGCATCCCTGACCAGAGTTTCAAGATCCACGTGGTCGTCTTGAACCCCGAAGTCAGTTGCTTCCATTTCAGGATACGCGAAAAGCTCCTGGAACTCGACTTCGACAGGCTCGACGATATCCGTCAGGCATCGGCCGCAGACTCCGGAGTACTCGGTTTCGATGCGACCGGTGGCGAGAATCCCCTCGTGGACCGACTCGAGGCGCACATCGACGAGGACGGATTCGCCCTCGGGAACGCTCACCAGACCCTCGCCCCACTTCTGCGGAGCGGGTACGTCGAGGGTGAACTCGCGCATCTCGCCGGGGTGATGGACGATGTCGCGCGCAGGGACGACGAAGGGGCCGGAACGGTGCTTTCTCACGGTCGTCAATGCTACCGGGATGCGGATGGGCGACGGCTGAATACGGCGGATCGGCCGCGATCGGCTCAGATGTCGCGCGCCCCGGTGTCCAGGAAGCGGGCGACCGCGGGGGGAACGAAGGGCGAGACGTCGCCGCCGAGCGCGGCGACCTGTCGCACGAGCGAGCTCGACACCAGGGCATGTGCGGGGTCAGGAAGCAGGAACACGGTCTCCACGTGGGCGAGGTGCCGATTCACGATCGCCATCGGCGTCTCGTAGGCGACATCGACCTGCGAGCGAATACCTTTCACCAGCACGCCGGCACCGACGTCCGTGGCGTAGTCCACGAGCAGGCCCATGCTCCACGACGCGACGGTCACATCGCCAACGACCCCATCCTCTGCGATCGACTGCTCGAGCAGACTGAGTCGCTGGGCGATCGGCAGCATCGCCTCTTTGCCCGGATTGTGCACGACCAGCACGTGCAGCTCGTCGTAGAGCGCGGCGGCGCGACGGATGACATCCAGGTGACCCAACGTCGGCGGGTCGAAGGATCCGGGGACGACGGCGATCCGACTGCTCATGGGACGAGCCTATCGGCGGTCCGTCGAAGCACTCGCCGCGTCAATTCTTCGCCAGGGCCGCGCGCTCCTCCATACCCAGGCGGCGCTCGAGCGCCGCTGCCAGCCCGGCGTGTTCCTTCAGAGCAGGGTCCTCGTCGAGCACGTGCTCGGCGGCCACGCGAGCCGCCGCGATGATGTCGGCATCCGTCACCACCCGCAGAAGGCGCAGCGACGACCGGACGCCGGACTGCGCATCGCCCAGCACATCGCCTTCACCGCGGAGGTCCAGATCGACCTCGGCGAGGGCGAACCCGTCGAGCGTGCTCGCCACCGCGTCCACGCGTTCCCGCGCGGGCGTCCCTGCGGGTGCCTCGGTCACGAGCAGGCACAGACCTGCGATCGCACCCCGGCCGACCCGGCCGCGCAGCTGGTGCAGCTGTGACACGCCGAAGCGGTCTGCTTCGAGGATCACCATGGTCGACGCGTTCGCGACGTCCACACCCACCTCGACGACGGTCGTGGCCACCAGCACGTCGATATCGCCGCGCGCGAACGACTGCATGATCGCGTCCTTCTCGTCCGAGGGCATCTTGCCGTGCAGAGGCGCAACCCGCAGATCGGCGAACGCCGGATGCCGAGACAGCAGGTCGATGACCTGCGCCACGCCCCATCGCGTGCGCGGAGCCTCGCCGGCGACGACGGCGACCGGCTCATCGGCCGTGTCGTCCTTGACGGACGCCTCAGCGTCGATGGCCGCACACACCACGAACGCCTGGTGCCCCTGGGACACCTCCTCGGCGATGCGATCCCACACCCGCGAGAACCAGCCGGGCTTCTCGGCGAGCGGCGCGACGAACGTCTCGATCCCGGCGCGGCCCTCCGGCATCGTGCGGATCGTCGACACGTCGAGGTCGCCGAAGACGGTCATCGCCACCGTGCGCGGAATGGGCGTGGCCGTCAGCACCAGTGCGTGCGGCGCAGCGCCCTTCGCGCGCAGCGACTCGCGCTGTTCGACACCGAAGCGGTGCTGCTCGTCGACGACGACCAGGCCCAGGTCGGCGAACGTGGTGGTCTCGCTCAGCAGGGCGTGGGTTCCGATGACGATGCGCGCCTGACCCGAGGCGGTCCGCAACGCGGCCTTGCGACGCTCAGCGGCGGGCATCTGCCCCGTGAGCAGCGTGGGCATGAGTTCGGGCGCGAGCTGAGGCCCCAGCACCCGTGCGATCGAGCGCAGGTGCTGCCCTGCGAGGACCTCGGTGGGGGCGATCAACGCCGCCTGACCGCCGCTTTCGGCGACCTGGAGCATCGCCCGCAGCGCGACCAGCGTCTTTCCGGACCCCACTTCACCCTGTACGAGGCGGTTCATCGGCCAGTCGCCGACGAGGTCGGAGGAGATCTGATCCCCGACCGACACCTGGTCGGGTGTGCGGGCGAAGGGAAGGGACTCATCGAACTCCGCCAGCAGTCGGCCCGGCATCCGGCGGGTCGCCGACAGTGCGCGCACGAACTGCCGCTGCTGCAGGAGTGCGACTTGCAGGACGAACGCCTCGTGCATGCGCAGAGTGCTGCGAGCCTGCTCGATCTGGTCCTCGAAGTCGGGGCGGTGGATGCGCTCGAGCGCCGTGCGCGCGTCCAGAAGTCCGTCCCGTCGACGCAGCTCCTCCGGGAGCGGGTCGGCGACCGGTCCGAGACCGTCCAGGACGAGCTCTACGATCTTTCGCAGCTGCCAGCTTGCGATCGAGCTGGTGGCCGGATAGATCGGGATCGGGAGGTTCGCGTTGGCCTCTGCGGTCAGCCGCGCGGTCTCCTCGTCATCGAACAGCTCGTAGTCGGGATGCGCGAGCTGCTTTGCGCCGCGGTACTCCCCCACCTTGCCGGCGAAGACCCCACGGCGCCCGGGCTGCAGGTCCTTCAGACGCCAGGACTGGTTGAAGAACGTGAGGGACAGTTCGCCCTGGCCGTCGCTGATCACGACCTCCAGCAGCGAGCCTTTGCGGTTCTGCATCCGTCGCTCGCTCGCCCGGCGCACCTCCGCCACGATCGTCACCGGCTCGCCGACCGGAAGCGACGAGATGGGGGTGAGCTCACCGCGGCGCGCGTAGCGGCGCGGGTAGTGCGCGAGCAGGTCGCCGACGGTGCGCATGCCGAACGCCTTCGCCAGCGCGGTCGCCGTCTTGCCGCCCACGGCGCCGTCGAGGCGCGATTCGAGGGCGAAGGCGGGCATCCTCCGAGTCTAGGCAGGACCGGCGACGAGGGCGGTGCCGAACATCACCAGGGTGGCGGCGTACGTTTGTCGGATGCTCCGCCTCCTCGCGCGCCCGTACTGGGCGCTCAGCCGATGGACGCTGTCCACAGAACCGGCCCCCGCGCGTCCGACCGTGCTGCTCGGCGTCCCCCACACCTCGAACTGGGACTTCGTCCTCATGCTCGCGATCGCCTGGCGTCTCGGCATCCCGTTCCGATGGCTGGGCAAGGAGAGCCTGTTCCGGGGCTGGCGAGGCCGGATCATGCGCGGCCTCGGGGGCATCGCCGTGGATCGCGCGGACCCGTCGCGTGTCGTCGAGGAGGTCGTCGCACGCATCCGGCACGGCGAGGACTTCGGGCTCGTCGTCACTCCGGAGGGCACCCGCGGCTCCGGGTCGTACTGGAAGTCGGGCTTCTACCGGATCGCACAGGATGCCGGTCTGCCGGTCACGCTCGGCTACGTCGACCGCACCACCATGACGGCGGGGCTGGGGCCCACAATCGAGCTGACCGGCGATGTGCGCACCGACATGGACCTCATCCGCGCGTTCTACGCGGACAAGTCAGGACTCCGCCCGGAGCGGCGGACGGAGCCGCGGCTCCGCGAGGAGGACACGGCTCCGCCCGCCTAGCGCTCAGCGGCGCGGCGAGTGCGCTCGCCTGTCGCAATCCGCCGGGCACGCCGGCGTGTTGCGACAGGCGAGCCGGGTGATCAGCTCCAGATCTGGCCGGCGATGTCGGACAGGAACGCATTGCCGTTGCGCTGGTACGTCTCGAAGTACACCCACACGCCGTCGCGGGCGACCACGGCCTCTTGCACCCCGGCCATGCCGGACGGCTCGGTTTCGCAGTAGCTCGCACCGAAGTCATCCGCCACCCCGCAGGTCCAGCCCTGCCCGGGAAGCGCGTCCACCGCAGCCGTGACATCGCCCGCGTCGGCCGTGCTGATCAGCAGGAGCACGCCGGCGACCTCGTCGATGATCCAGTCGCAGCCGAAAACGAACTGCGCGTTCTGCGGCGCCTCGCGCACGAAGCCCGTACCGTCGCTCTGCAGCGTCATGTCGCCCACCGTGTCCTGGCGAGACATGTCCGTGCCGAGGGTGTTGCAATCCGACGGAATGTTCGCGGGCGCCACGGTCGGAGCCGGCGGCTCGGTCGGCTCCGGCTCGGGCGGCGTCGTCTGGGTCGGGATGGGCGTCGGCGTCGGCGAGGCGGTGGGTGAGGCCGAGCCTCCCGCGCACGCGGTCACGGCCAGGGCGAGGATGCCGGCGAGCACGATGGTGGACAGGGTACGTGTGCTCGCTCGACGCATCGACGGTTTCCGCATCTCTCAGGTTGACTGTTAGAGCTGAGCATAGGGGTCGGCCGAACGCGCGCCTCACTTCGCGCGACTATCGTGTTCGTGTGACACGGATCATCGCGGGACGCGCTGGGTCGATTCCGCTCGAAGTCCCCGATGCGGGCACTCGGCCGACGAGCGATCGTGTCCGCGAGTCCCTCTTCGGCGCGTTGGAATCGGCCGATGCGCTGCGGGGTGCCGCGGTGCTCGACCTGTACGCCGGCTCCGGCGCTCTCGCGCTCGAAGCGGTGAGCCGGGGCGCGGCATCCGCCGATCTGGTGGAGAAGTCCCCGCGCGCCGCCGCGATCGTCGAGCGCAACGCGGCGAAAGTGAGCCGCTCGGTCGGACGGGACGCCGCGATCCGGGTGCACCGCAGCACGGTGTCCGCGTTCCTGGGCGGCCGGCGGGGCCCGTTCGATCTGGTGCTCATCGATCCCCCCTACGACCTGCGCGAGAGCGAACTGACCGATGCGCTCACGTTGCTCGTCCCATCGCTCGCTGCGGACGCGAGGGTCATCGTGGAACGGGCGGGGCACTCACCCCAGCCGACGCTCCCGGCCGGCCTCACGCACGTCCGCGAGAAGAAGTACGGCGACACCGTGCTGTGGTGGATCGATACCGCGACCGCGTGACGCTACCCGCCGTGCGCGTCCCAGTCGCGATACGGATCCCAGCCGCCCGGGCCGGCGTAGGCGGCGCCGTCCACCAGCACGGCGTGCGAACCCCGTTCCACGACCCGTCCGATGACCCGGAATCCCTCCGGCAGCGCGTCAGCCGACGGGAACGCCGCCAGCAGCGCGTGGTCTTCTCCGCCCGTGAGCGCGGCGGCGGGGCCGGCGCCGAGCTCCGCGGAGTCGATGTCGATCGTCACCCCGGATGCCGCGGCCATGCGGGACGCGTCCAGCACGAGTCCGTCCGAAACGTCCATCATCGCGGTGGCCCCGGCATCGGCCGCAGCCATGCCGTCGACGATGGGCGGCGTCGGGCGCAGCTGAGCGGCGAGGGCCGCCGCATCGTCGTCACCGAGCGCGTCGTGATCGACCCGCACGGGCTCGCCGGCGGCATCCCGGAATCGGTCGAACAGGATCGCGAGCCCACGGCCCGCGGCGCCCAGACGGCCGGCAACGGCCACCACGTTTCCGGCTCGCGCCCCGCTGCGAAGGATCGGTGCACGTCCGTCCAGCGAGCCGAGAGCCGTCACGGCGATCGTCAGGGTGTCGGAGACGGTCAGGTCGCCGCCCTCGACCGCGCAGCCGGGCGCAAGGGCATCGCAGGCGGCGCGAAGTCCCTCGGCCACCTGCTCGACGAACGACGCCCTGGTGTCGTTCGGCATCGCGAGTGCCACCAGCAGCGCGGTCGGGCGCGCGCCCATCGCGGCGATGTCGGCGAGGTTCACCGCGGCCGCCTTCCACCCCAGGTCGTATCCGCTGGACCACGCGAGGCGGAAGTCGGGACCGTGCACGAGCGTGTCGGTCGTCGCCACCACGCGCCCGTCGGGTGCGGCGAGCACGGCGGCGTCGTCACCGGGTCCGACCAGCGCGTCCGATCCTCCGAGTCTGGCGAGGATCCGCCCCAGGATCGCTCCCTCCGACAACTCGCCCACGGTCGGGTCGGTGGGAGGCGGGGTCACCCTCCCACGCTAGCGCTGGGTAGCCTGGAGGAGTGCCCCGATCCCCCGCCGCGCTGGTCCTGCTTCTCGCAGGCCTTGTCGCGCTGACCGGCTGCGCCTCGACCGTGTCGCTTCAGCCCGCCGACGACGCGAACGACCCGACCTGCGCCGATGTCACCGTGCGACTGCCCGCCCTGGTCGACGGCGAAGAGCGTCGCTGGACCGACGCCCAGGCGACCGGGGCGTGGGGTGATCCGGCATCCATCATCCTGAGCTGCGGCGTGACGCCGCCCGGACCCACGACGCTGCCCTGCCAGAGCGTGAACGGCGTCGACTGGATCATCGACGAGTCCGAGGCACCGCGCTACCGGGTCACCACGTTCGGCCGCACGCCCGCGGTCGAGGTCTACCTCGACAACGACCTGGTCTCCAGCGCCGCGGTGCTCGACACGCTCTCGCGCGTCGTCTCGATCCTGCCGACCGACGGATCGGCCTGCACGGATGCCGAGACGGCGCCCTAGCGACACGGGCTTACGCAGTGCGCTCCAACGCGGTGTCGATCAGCTCGGAGATGAGCTCGGCGTAGGTCATGCCCGATGCGATCCAGCACTTGGGGAACATCGAGATCGGCGTGAACCCGGGCATCGTGTTCAGCTCATTCACGTACACCGCGTCGGCGGTGAGGAAGAAGTCGACGCGCGCCAGCCCGCGGCCGTCCACGGCGTCGAACGCCCGGATGCCCAGGGCCTGGACTGCAGCGATCTCGGCGCCGCTGAGATCCGCGGGGCATACGACATCGGCGCCGTCGCCTCCCAAGTACTTGCCCTCGAAGTCGTAGAACTCTCGCGTCGTGAGCACGATCTCCCCGGGAAGCGAGGCGCGGGAGGCAGCCCCCCGACGTCCCTCCAGAATCGCGACCTCGATCTCCCGCCCGACGATGGCCGCCTCGATCAGCACCTTCTCGTCCTCGGCGAAGGCGAGCTGGAGCGCCTCCTCGAGCTCCGCGGGGTCGGACACCTTCGACACGCCGACGCTCGACCCGCCGCGCGCAGGTTTGACGAAGACCGGCAGGCCCAGAGCCGCAGCATCCGCTCGCACGCTCGTGGCGTCGCGATCCCAGCCGGCGCGTGTGACGGTGGCCCACGGCGCCACCGGCACTCCGGCCGCCTGCAGCACGATCTTCATGAAGTGCTTGTCCATGCACAGGGCCGAATCCAGAACGCCACCGCCCGCGTACGGGATGCCGAGAGTGTCGAGGAATCCCTGAACCGTCCCGTCCTCGCCGTGCACGCCGTGCAGGATCGGAAGGACGACGTCGACGGCTCCGAGCTCTTCCAGCGTCCCGTCCGGGCGACGCACGCGCAGCGAACGGTCGGCGCCCCCCTCGGGCCACAGGACGCGGGTGCCGTTGTCGATCACCTCGGGCAGGCGGTCGGCATCGAGCGCGAACTTGTCGGGATCGTCGTCTTCGAGGACGAAGACGCCCTCGCGGGTGATCCCCACCGGGATCACCCGGTAGCGGTCACGACTGATCGCGCGAAGGACGCCGCCCGCTGTTGCGGAACTGATCGAGTGTTCGCTGGAGCGACCTCCAAAGAGCACCACCACCGCCGGCCTGTCCATTCTGCGTCCTCTCGCCCTGGGGCTGATCTTCGTCCGTCGTGAGGTGCGGTGCGATCTCACGGGGGTTCATCGTTCCGTCGAGCACTCGCTTGACCTGCTCGACGATCGGCATCTGAATTCCGGCCTCGCGCGCCAGGTGAAGGATGGGTGCCACCGAAGCCAGTCCTTCGGCAGTCTGGTCCATCTGCTTGACCACGTCCTGGAAGCTGTAGCCCTGGCCGAGGAGCCGGCCGGCCGTGTTGTTGCGGCTGAGCGGGGACTGGCACGTCGCGATCAGATCGCCCAGTCCCGCCAGGCCCTGCAGCGTCTCCGCCTGGGCGCCTTGAGCGACGGCGAAGTCGGTCATCTCGATCAGACCCCGCGTGATGATCGAGGCCTTCGTGTTCTCGCCGTAGCCGACGCCGTCGACGATGCCGATCGCGACCGCGATGAGGTTCTTCAGGACGCCGCCGAACTCGGTGCCGATGACGTCCGTGTTCACGAAGGTGCGGAAGTAGCGGTTGCGCGCACGGCGGGCCACAGCATCCGCGGTTTCCTGGCTGGTCGAGGAGATGACCGCCGCCGTGGGCTGTTCGCGCGCGATCTCAAGAGCGAGGTTGGGGCCCGAGGCCACCGCGATGCGCGACGGATCGCAGTTCAGCTCCTGCTCGATGACCTGGCTCATCCGCAGTCCGCTGCGCCGCTCGACGCCCTTCATCAGGGAGACGATCGGCGCGTCCGTGCCGGTGACGAGCGCACGCACCGCCTTGAGGTTCTGCCGCAGCGCCTGGCTGGGAATCGACAGATACACCTGCTCGGCACCCTCGAGCGCCTCGGACAGGTGATGCGTCGCGTACATCTCGCGCGGGAGGTTGATGCCCGGCAGGTACTGGCTGTTGCGCTTGGCCTCGTTGATCTC
Coding sequences within:
- a CDS encoding NAD(P)H-dependent glycerol-3-phosphate dehydrogenase, with the protein product MSRRQEAGLPRVAVIGAGSWGTTFGKILADGGAHVTMWARRPELAHEINEAKRNSQYLPGINLPREMYATHHLSEALEGAEQVYLSIPSQALRQNLKAVRALVTGTDAPIVSLMKGVERRSGLRMSQVIEQELNCDPSRIAVASGPNLALEIAREQPTAAVISSTSQETADAVARRARNRYFRTFVNTDVIGTEFGGVLKNLIAVAIGIVDGVGYGENTKASIITRGLIEMTDFAVAQGAQAETLQGLAGLGDLIATCQSPLSRNNTAGRLLGQGYSFQDVVKQMDQTAEGLASVAPILHLAREAGIQMPIVEQVKRVLDGTMNPREIAPHLTTDEDQPQGERTQNGQAGGGGALWRSLQRTLDQFRNSGRRPSRDQS